The Sphingobacteriaceae bacterium genome includes a window with the following:
- a CDS encoding zinc-binding dehydrogenase: GVVAFEPGQQMVWLPTAPCGTCDRCRQGLTNHCETLMDEIVLGTHGDYVLLPRRVADQHLFPVPEGIAPATAALVEPLACVVRGWSRLEPLLPPANGQQVRTLVVGAGPIGLMHVMLAAPRGPVACVGARGIRGELARQLGAQWTSEEHLSESMDALAAVGFGEVDVAIDCTGQQEVWEQLPSVVRPGGVALLFGGLAGGARATFDAATLHYDEVTLLGSFHYTTADVNRAIRILMARHEELSALITHQAPLAQVTAVFERLTSHFTGGKVALLPDPAEAERVLGRPREELL; this comes from the coding sequence GGCGTGGTGGCCTTCGAGCCGGGCCAGCAGATGGTCTGGCTGCCCACGGCGCCCTGCGGCACCTGTGACCGTTGCCGCCAAGGCCTGACCAACCACTGCGAAACATTAATGGATGAGATCGTTCTGGGAACCCACGGCGACTACGTGCTCCTGCCCCGCCGGGTGGCGGACCAGCATCTGTTCCCCGTGCCCGAGGGAATAGCGCCGGCTACGGCGGCTCTGGTGGAACCCCTGGCCTGCGTGGTGCGGGGCTGGTCCCGGCTGGAGCCCTTGCTGCCCCCGGCCAACGGGCAGCAGGTCCGCACTTTGGTGGTAGGCGCCGGTCCCATCGGCTTGATGCACGTCATGCTGGCGGCGCCCCGGGGACCGGTGGCCTGTGTCGGCGCCCGGGGCATCCGGGGCGAACTGGCCCGCCAACTTGGCGCCCAATGGACCTCGGAGGAGCACCTGTCCGAATCAATGGACGCCCTGGCCGCCGTCGGTTTCGGCGAGGTGGATGTGGCCATCGACTGCACCGGCCAGCAGGAAGTTTGGGAGCAACTGCCCTCGGTGGTGCGGCCCGGCGGCGTGGCCCTTCTGTTCGGCGGCCTGGCCGGCGGCGCCCGGGCCACCTTTGACGCCGCCACCCTCCACTACGACGAAGTGACCTTGCTGGGTTCCTTCCATTACACTACGGCCGATGTGAACCGGGCCATACGCATCCTGATGGCCCGCCATGAGGAACTGTCGGCCCTCATCACCCACCAGGCGCCTTTAGCCCAGGTGACGGCGGTGTTTGAGCGGCTCACTTCCCATTTCACCGGCGGCAAGGTGGCCCTGCTGCCCGATCCGGCCGAGGCCGAGCGGGTGCTGGGCCGGCCCCGGGAGGAATTACTGTGA